One stretch of Mycolicibacterium fallax DNA includes these proteins:
- the rsgA gene encoding ribosome small subunit-dependent GTPase A: protein MARREYDESDVRIRPGKGSRPRTKTRPEHADAEPAMVVTVDRGRWGCVLGGDPDRPVTTMRARELGRTPIVVGDGVDVVGDLSGRPDTLARIVRRAPRRTVLRRTADDTDPTERVVVANADQLVIVVALADPPPRTGFVERALIAAYAGGLSPILCLTKSDLAQPDSFAAHFTDLDLRIVTAGRGDDIGELSELLTGKLTVLLGHSGVGKSTLVNRLVPDAGRAIGTVSGVGKGRHTSTQSVALALPGGGWVIDTPGVRSFGLAHISPDDVLLAFSDLAAAIEDCPRGCGHLGPPTDPECALDELTGPAVRRVAAARVLLALLRDGEAAEPGR from the coding sequence CGTCCGGATCCGCCCCGGCAAGGGCAGCCGCCCGCGCACCAAGACCCGGCCCGAGCACGCCGACGCCGAGCCGGCGATGGTGGTCACCGTGGACCGCGGCCGGTGGGGCTGCGTGCTCGGCGGCGACCCGGACCGGCCGGTCACCACCATGCGGGCCCGCGAGCTGGGCCGCACCCCGATCGTCGTCGGCGACGGCGTCGACGTGGTCGGTGACCTGTCCGGCCGCCCGGACACCCTGGCCCGGATCGTCCGGCGGGCGCCGCGGCGAACGGTGTTGCGCCGCACCGCCGATGACACCGATCCGACCGAGCGGGTGGTGGTCGCCAACGCCGATCAGCTGGTCATCGTGGTCGCGCTGGCCGATCCGCCGCCGCGCACCGGGTTCGTCGAGCGGGCCCTGATCGCCGCCTACGCCGGCGGCCTGTCACCGATCCTTTGCCTGACCAAATCCGATCTGGCCCAACCCGATTCGTTCGCCGCCCACTTCACCGACCTGGACCTGCGGATCGTCACCGCCGGACGCGGCGACGACATCGGCGAGCTGAGCGAGCTGCTGACCGGGAAACTGACCGTGCTGCTGGGGCATTCCGGGGTGGGCAAGTCGACGCTGGTGAACCGGCTGGTGCCCGACGCCGGCCGGGCGATCGGCACGGTGTCCGGGGTCGGCAAGGGCCGGCACACCTCCACCCAGTCGGTGGCGCTGGCGCTGCCCGGCGGCGGCTGGGTGATCGACACCCCCGGGGTGCGGTCGTTCGGCCTGGCGCACATCAGCCCCGACGACGTGCTGTTGGCCTTCTCGGATCTGGCCGCGGCGATCGAGGACTGCCCGCGCGGCTGCGGCCACCTGGGACCGCCGACCGACCCGGAGTGCGCGCTGGACGAGCTGACCGGGCCTGCGGTACGAC